One Primulina huaijiensis isolate GDHJ02 chromosome 5, ASM1229523v2, whole genome shotgun sequence DNA segment encodes these proteins:
- the LOC140977151 gene encoding probable galacturonosyltransferase 7 isoform X2, which produces MKGVVGGSAKRRWKTLVIPVVGLVVLSMLVPLVFLLGLHNGDATQQRNSQPNPLRFIDQHNDASEREKSEVPLSKHVEDVYERLTHNLPKEFGNISKRGGDENGFSMTADSPIQAQPVINIGPVVKNYTGEHRRSADESDLICEFTFGSYCLWRREHKEKTEDTVVKRMKDLLFVARAYYPSIAKLPPFEKLSHEMKQNIQDFERVLSETTTDKDLPPGNGKKISKMKSVIAKAKSCPVDCNNVDKKFRQLVDMTEDESNFHTKQSAFLYQLATQTMPKSLHCLSMRLTVESFRSSVDTEPALVEKFLNPDLYHYIVFSTNILASSVVINSTVMHAKESEKQIFHLLTDRENYFAMKFWYFGNKYKEASVQVLNIEDIALFDHKVEPLHLSLPEEFRVSFRRVDELSFSLSRTEYISMFSHSHYLLPKIFRTLEKVVVLEDDVVVQSDLSALWNINMGEKVNGAVQFCAVKLAQLKNYFSRNTIYENSCAWTSGVNVIDLSRWRAHNISETFQRLVQEMSSEVGTSETAALSASLLTFQGLVYALDDSWMLSGLGRNHGIDLEAVNSATMLHFDGNMKPWLELGIPKYKSFWKKFLNQQDSFLNDCNVNQ; this is translated from the exons ATGAAGGGCGTGGTCGGAGGTTCGGCGAAGAGAAGATGGAAAACTCTGGTGATTCCGGTGGTTGGACTCGTCGTCCTGTCAATGCTCGTCCCGCTTGTCTTTTTGCTCGGCCTCCACAACG GAGACGCCACTCAACAGCGGAATTCACAACCt AATCCACTGAGATTTATTGATCAACACAATGATGCCAGTGAAAGAGAAAAATCAGAG GTTCCCCTATCTAAACATGTAGAGGACGTTTATGAAAGATTGACCCATAATTTACCCAAG GAATTTGGGAACATCTCCAAAAGAGGTGGGGATGAAAAtg GTTTTTCCATGACAGCCGATTCACCAATACAAGCACAGCCAGTAATT AATATTGGACCTGTTGTTAAAAACTATACCGGGGAGCATAGAAGAAGTGCTGATGAAAGCGATCTGATATGTGAATTTACATTTGGGAGTTATTGTTTATGGCGTCGAGAACATAAGGAAAAAACGGAAGATACTGtggtgaagaggatgaaagaCCTACTTTTTGTTGCCCGTGCTTACTATCCAAGTATTGCAAAACTTCCACCATTTGAAAAATTGTCTCATGAAATGAAGCAAAATATTCAGGATTTCGAGCGTGTTCTTAGCGAAACTACGACAGATAAAGATCTTCCCCCTGG GAATGGGAAGAAGATTTCCAAAATGAAGTCTGTGATTGCAAAAGCAAAATCGTGTCCTGTTGATTGTAACAATGTTGATAAGAAATTTAGACAGCTAGTTGATATGACAGAGGATGAATCTAATTTTCACACGAAGCAGAGTGCCTTCCTCTACCAACTTGCGACTCAAACCATGCCGAAGAGTCTCCATTGTCTGTCAATGCGATTAACTGTTGAGAGTTTTAGATCTTCAGTTGATACTGAGCCTGCGCTGGTTGAGAAATTTCTAAATCCGGATTTATACCACTACATTGTGTTCTCCACGAATATACTTGCATCATCAGTTGTGATCAACTCAACCGTGATGCATGCGAAA GAAAGCGAGAAACAGATTTTTCATCTGCTCACTGACAGGGAAAATTACTTTGCTATGAAGTTTTGGTATTTCGGAAACAAGTATAAAGAAGCCTCAGTTCAGGTGCTGAACATTGAAGACATTGCGTTGTTTGACCATAAGGTGGAACCGTTGCATCTGTCATTGCCTGAAGAATTTCGAGTTTCATTTCGTAGGGTTGATGAACTGTCTTTCTCACTATCTAGAACAGAATACATATCCATGTTTTCACATTCTCACTATCTCCTTCCTAAAATATTTCGTACTCTGGAGAAAGTTGTGGTTTTGGAAGATGACGTAGTTGTTCAGAGTGACTTGTCAGCCCTCTGGAACATTAACATGGGGGAAAAAGTGAATGGTGCTGTGCAATTCTGTGCAGTGAAGTTGGCTCAGCTGAAAAATTATTTCTCCAGGAACACTATTTATGAAAACTCTTGTGCTTGGACATCTGGGGTAAATGTAATTGATTTATCTAGGTGGAGGGCACATAATATTTCAGAAACATTTCAGAGGTTGGTGCAAGAG ATGAGTAGCGAAGTGGGAACATCCGAAACTGCTGCATTAAGTGCTAGCTTGCTCACCTTCCAAGGTTTAGTTTATGCTCTTGATGATAGTTGGATGTTATCTGGTCTAGGACGTAACCATGGCATTGATTTGGAGGCTGTCAATTCTGCAACAATGTTGCATTTTGATGGAAACATGAAACCGTGGCTTGAACTTGGCATTCCCAAGTACAAAAGTTTTTGGAAAAAGTTCCTAAACCAACAAGATTCATTCTTGAATGACTGTAACGTGAATCAATAG
- the LOC140977151 gene encoding probable galacturonosyltransferase 7 isoform X1, whose product MKGVVGGSAKRRWKTLVIPVVGLVVLSMLVPLVFLLGLHNGSHSIGDATQQRNSQPNPLRFIDQHNDASEREKSEVPLSKHVEDVYERLTHNLPKEFGNISKRGGDENGFSMTADSPIQAQPVINIGPVVKNYTGEHRRSADESDLICEFTFGSYCLWRREHKEKTEDTVVKRMKDLLFVARAYYPSIAKLPPFEKLSHEMKQNIQDFERVLSETTTDKDLPPGNGKKISKMKSVIAKAKSCPVDCNNVDKKFRQLVDMTEDESNFHTKQSAFLYQLATQTMPKSLHCLSMRLTVESFRSSVDTEPALVEKFLNPDLYHYIVFSTNILASSVVINSTVMHAKESEKQIFHLLTDRENYFAMKFWYFGNKYKEASVQVLNIEDIALFDHKVEPLHLSLPEEFRVSFRRVDELSFSLSRTEYISMFSHSHYLLPKIFRTLEKVVVLEDDVVVQSDLSALWNINMGEKVNGAVQFCAVKLAQLKNYFSRNTIYENSCAWTSGVNVIDLSRWRAHNISETFQRLVQEMSSEVGTSETAALSASLLTFQGLVYALDDSWMLSGLGRNHGIDLEAVNSATMLHFDGNMKPWLELGIPKYKSFWKKFLNQQDSFLNDCNVNQ is encoded by the exons ATGAAGGGCGTGGTCGGAGGTTCGGCGAAGAGAAGATGGAAAACTCTGGTGATTCCGGTGGTTGGACTCGTCGTCCTGTCAATGCTCGTCCCGCTTGTCTTTTTGCTCGGCCTCCACAACGGTTCGCACTCCATTG GAGACGCCACTCAACAGCGGAATTCACAACCt AATCCACTGAGATTTATTGATCAACACAATGATGCCAGTGAAAGAGAAAAATCAGAG GTTCCCCTATCTAAACATGTAGAGGACGTTTATGAAAGATTGACCCATAATTTACCCAAG GAATTTGGGAACATCTCCAAAAGAGGTGGGGATGAAAAtg GTTTTTCCATGACAGCCGATTCACCAATACAAGCACAGCCAGTAATT AATATTGGACCTGTTGTTAAAAACTATACCGGGGAGCATAGAAGAAGTGCTGATGAAAGCGATCTGATATGTGAATTTACATTTGGGAGTTATTGTTTATGGCGTCGAGAACATAAGGAAAAAACGGAAGATACTGtggtgaagaggatgaaagaCCTACTTTTTGTTGCCCGTGCTTACTATCCAAGTATTGCAAAACTTCCACCATTTGAAAAATTGTCTCATGAAATGAAGCAAAATATTCAGGATTTCGAGCGTGTTCTTAGCGAAACTACGACAGATAAAGATCTTCCCCCTGG GAATGGGAAGAAGATTTCCAAAATGAAGTCTGTGATTGCAAAAGCAAAATCGTGTCCTGTTGATTGTAACAATGTTGATAAGAAATTTAGACAGCTAGTTGATATGACAGAGGATGAATCTAATTTTCACACGAAGCAGAGTGCCTTCCTCTACCAACTTGCGACTCAAACCATGCCGAAGAGTCTCCATTGTCTGTCAATGCGATTAACTGTTGAGAGTTTTAGATCTTCAGTTGATACTGAGCCTGCGCTGGTTGAGAAATTTCTAAATCCGGATTTATACCACTACATTGTGTTCTCCACGAATATACTTGCATCATCAGTTGTGATCAACTCAACCGTGATGCATGCGAAA GAAAGCGAGAAACAGATTTTTCATCTGCTCACTGACAGGGAAAATTACTTTGCTATGAAGTTTTGGTATTTCGGAAACAAGTATAAAGAAGCCTCAGTTCAGGTGCTGAACATTGAAGACATTGCGTTGTTTGACCATAAGGTGGAACCGTTGCATCTGTCATTGCCTGAAGAATTTCGAGTTTCATTTCGTAGGGTTGATGAACTGTCTTTCTCACTATCTAGAACAGAATACATATCCATGTTTTCACATTCTCACTATCTCCTTCCTAAAATATTTCGTACTCTGGAGAAAGTTGTGGTTTTGGAAGATGACGTAGTTGTTCAGAGTGACTTGTCAGCCCTCTGGAACATTAACATGGGGGAAAAAGTGAATGGTGCTGTGCAATTCTGTGCAGTGAAGTTGGCTCAGCTGAAAAATTATTTCTCCAGGAACACTATTTATGAAAACTCTTGTGCTTGGACATCTGGGGTAAATGTAATTGATTTATCTAGGTGGAGGGCACATAATATTTCAGAAACATTTCAGAGGTTGGTGCAAGAG ATGAGTAGCGAAGTGGGAACATCCGAAACTGCTGCATTAAGTGCTAGCTTGCTCACCTTCCAAGGTTTAGTTTATGCTCTTGATGATAGTTGGATGTTATCTGGTCTAGGACGTAACCATGGCATTGATTTGGAGGCTGTCAATTCTGCAACAATGTTGCATTTTGATGGAAACATGAAACCGTGGCTTGAACTTGGCATTCCCAAGTACAAAAGTTTTTGGAAAAAGTTCCTAAACCAACAAGATTCATTCTTGAATGACTGTAACGTGAATCAATAG
- the LOC140977151 gene encoding probable galacturonosyltransferase 7 isoform X3 produces MKGVVGGSAKRRWKTLVIPVVGLVVLSMLVPLVFLLGLHNGSHSIGDATQQRNSQPVPLSKHVEDVYERLTHNLPKEFGNISKRGGDENGFSMTADSPIQAQPVINIGPVVKNYTGEHRRSADESDLICEFTFGSYCLWRREHKEKTEDTVVKRMKDLLFVARAYYPSIAKLPPFEKLSHEMKQNIQDFERVLSETTTDKDLPPGNGKKISKMKSVIAKAKSCPVDCNNVDKKFRQLVDMTEDESNFHTKQSAFLYQLATQTMPKSLHCLSMRLTVESFRSSVDTEPALVEKFLNPDLYHYIVFSTNILASSVVINSTVMHAKESEKQIFHLLTDRENYFAMKFWYFGNKYKEASVQVLNIEDIALFDHKVEPLHLSLPEEFRVSFRRVDELSFSLSRTEYISMFSHSHYLLPKIFRTLEKVVVLEDDVVVQSDLSALWNINMGEKVNGAVQFCAVKLAQLKNYFSRNTIYENSCAWTSGVNVIDLSRWRAHNISETFQRLVQEMSSEVGTSETAALSASLLTFQGLVYALDDSWMLSGLGRNHGIDLEAVNSATMLHFDGNMKPWLELGIPKYKSFWKKFLNQQDSFLNDCNVNQ; encoded by the exons ATGAAGGGCGTGGTCGGAGGTTCGGCGAAGAGAAGATGGAAAACTCTGGTGATTCCGGTGGTTGGACTCGTCGTCCTGTCAATGCTCGTCCCGCTTGTCTTTTTGCTCGGCCTCCACAACGGTTCGCACTCCATTG GAGACGCCACTCAACAGCGGAATTCACAACCt GTTCCCCTATCTAAACATGTAGAGGACGTTTATGAAAGATTGACCCATAATTTACCCAAG GAATTTGGGAACATCTCCAAAAGAGGTGGGGATGAAAAtg GTTTTTCCATGACAGCCGATTCACCAATACAAGCACAGCCAGTAATT AATATTGGACCTGTTGTTAAAAACTATACCGGGGAGCATAGAAGAAGTGCTGATGAAAGCGATCTGATATGTGAATTTACATTTGGGAGTTATTGTTTATGGCGTCGAGAACATAAGGAAAAAACGGAAGATACTGtggtgaagaggatgaaagaCCTACTTTTTGTTGCCCGTGCTTACTATCCAAGTATTGCAAAACTTCCACCATTTGAAAAATTGTCTCATGAAATGAAGCAAAATATTCAGGATTTCGAGCGTGTTCTTAGCGAAACTACGACAGATAAAGATCTTCCCCCTGG GAATGGGAAGAAGATTTCCAAAATGAAGTCTGTGATTGCAAAAGCAAAATCGTGTCCTGTTGATTGTAACAATGTTGATAAGAAATTTAGACAGCTAGTTGATATGACAGAGGATGAATCTAATTTTCACACGAAGCAGAGTGCCTTCCTCTACCAACTTGCGACTCAAACCATGCCGAAGAGTCTCCATTGTCTGTCAATGCGATTAACTGTTGAGAGTTTTAGATCTTCAGTTGATACTGAGCCTGCGCTGGTTGAGAAATTTCTAAATCCGGATTTATACCACTACATTGTGTTCTCCACGAATATACTTGCATCATCAGTTGTGATCAACTCAACCGTGATGCATGCGAAA GAAAGCGAGAAACAGATTTTTCATCTGCTCACTGACAGGGAAAATTACTTTGCTATGAAGTTTTGGTATTTCGGAAACAAGTATAAAGAAGCCTCAGTTCAGGTGCTGAACATTGAAGACATTGCGTTGTTTGACCATAAGGTGGAACCGTTGCATCTGTCATTGCCTGAAGAATTTCGAGTTTCATTTCGTAGGGTTGATGAACTGTCTTTCTCACTATCTAGAACAGAATACATATCCATGTTTTCACATTCTCACTATCTCCTTCCTAAAATATTTCGTACTCTGGAGAAAGTTGTGGTTTTGGAAGATGACGTAGTTGTTCAGAGTGACTTGTCAGCCCTCTGGAACATTAACATGGGGGAAAAAGTGAATGGTGCTGTGCAATTCTGTGCAGTGAAGTTGGCTCAGCTGAAAAATTATTTCTCCAGGAACACTATTTATGAAAACTCTTGTGCTTGGACATCTGGGGTAAATGTAATTGATTTATCTAGGTGGAGGGCACATAATATTTCAGAAACATTTCAGAGGTTGGTGCAAGAG ATGAGTAGCGAAGTGGGAACATCCGAAACTGCTGCATTAAGTGCTAGCTTGCTCACCTTCCAAGGTTTAGTTTATGCTCTTGATGATAGTTGGATGTTATCTGGTCTAGGACGTAACCATGGCATTGATTTGGAGGCTGTCAATTCTGCAACAATGTTGCATTTTGATGGAAACATGAAACCGTGGCTTGAACTTGGCATTCCCAAGTACAAAAGTTTTTGGAAAAAGTTCCTAAACCAACAAGATTCATTCTTGAATGACTGTAACGTGAATCAATAG
- the LOC140977151 gene encoding probable galacturonosyltransferase 7 isoform X4: protein MKGVVGGSAKRRWKTLVIPVVGLVVLSMLVPLVFLLGLHNGDATQQRNSQPVPLSKHVEDVYERLTHNLPKEFGNISKRGGDENGFSMTADSPIQAQPVINIGPVVKNYTGEHRRSADESDLICEFTFGSYCLWRREHKEKTEDTVVKRMKDLLFVARAYYPSIAKLPPFEKLSHEMKQNIQDFERVLSETTTDKDLPPGNGKKISKMKSVIAKAKSCPVDCNNVDKKFRQLVDMTEDESNFHTKQSAFLYQLATQTMPKSLHCLSMRLTVESFRSSVDTEPALVEKFLNPDLYHYIVFSTNILASSVVINSTVMHAKESEKQIFHLLTDRENYFAMKFWYFGNKYKEASVQVLNIEDIALFDHKVEPLHLSLPEEFRVSFRRVDELSFSLSRTEYISMFSHSHYLLPKIFRTLEKVVVLEDDVVVQSDLSALWNINMGEKVNGAVQFCAVKLAQLKNYFSRNTIYENSCAWTSGVNVIDLSRWRAHNISETFQRLVQEMSSEVGTSETAALSASLLTFQGLVYALDDSWMLSGLGRNHGIDLEAVNSATMLHFDGNMKPWLELGIPKYKSFWKKFLNQQDSFLNDCNVNQ from the exons ATGAAGGGCGTGGTCGGAGGTTCGGCGAAGAGAAGATGGAAAACTCTGGTGATTCCGGTGGTTGGACTCGTCGTCCTGTCAATGCTCGTCCCGCTTGTCTTTTTGCTCGGCCTCCACAACG GAGACGCCACTCAACAGCGGAATTCACAACCt GTTCCCCTATCTAAACATGTAGAGGACGTTTATGAAAGATTGACCCATAATTTACCCAAG GAATTTGGGAACATCTCCAAAAGAGGTGGGGATGAAAAtg GTTTTTCCATGACAGCCGATTCACCAATACAAGCACAGCCAGTAATT AATATTGGACCTGTTGTTAAAAACTATACCGGGGAGCATAGAAGAAGTGCTGATGAAAGCGATCTGATATGTGAATTTACATTTGGGAGTTATTGTTTATGGCGTCGAGAACATAAGGAAAAAACGGAAGATACTGtggtgaagaggatgaaagaCCTACTTTTTGTTGCCCGTGCTTACTATCCAAGTATTGCAAAACTTCCACCATTTGAAAAATTGTCTCATGAAATGAAGCAAAATATTCAGGATTTCGAGCGTGTTCTTAGCGAAACTACGACAGATAAAGATCTTCCCCCTGG GAATGGGAAGAAGATTTCCAAAATGAAGTCTGTGATTGCAAAAGCAAAATCGTGTCCTGTTGATTGTAACAATGTTGATAAGAAATTTAGACAGCTAGTTGATATGACAGAGGATGAATCTAATTTTCACACGAAGCAGAGTGCCTTCCTCTACCAACTTGCGACTCAAACCATGCCGAAGAGTCTCCATTGTCTGTCAATGCGATTAACTGTTGAGAGTTTTAGATCTTCAGTTGATACTGAGCCTGCGCTGGTTGAGAAATTTCTAAATCCGGATTTATACCACTACATTGTGTTCTCCACGAATATACTTGCATCATCAGTTGTGATCAACTCAACCGTGATGCATGCGAAA GAAAGCGAGAAACAGATTTTTCATCTGCTCACTGACAGGGAAAATTACTTTGCTATGAAGTTTTGGTATTTCGGAAACAAGTATAAAGAAGCCTCAGTTCAGGTGCTGAACATTGAAGACATTGCGTTGTTTGACCATAAGGTGGAACCGTTGCATCTGTCATTGCCTGAAGAATTTCGAGTTTCATTTCGTAGGGTTGATGAACTGTCTTTCTCACTATCTAGAACAGAATACATATCCATGTTTTCACATTCTCACTATCTCCTTCCTAAAATATTTCGTACTCTGGAGAAAGTTGTGGTTTTGGAAGATGACGTAGTTGTTCAGAGTGACTTGTCAGCCCTCTGGAACATTAACATGGGGGAAAAAGTGAATGGTGCTGTGCAATTCTGTGCAGTGAAGTTGGCTCAGCTGAAAAATTATTTCTCCAGGAACACTATTTATGAAAACTCTTGTGCTTGGACATCTGGGGTAAATGTAATTGATTTATCTAGGTGGAGGGCACATAATATTTCAGAAACATTTCAGAGGTTGGTGCAAGAG ATGAGTAGCGAAGTGGGAACATCCGAAACTGCTGCATTAAGTGCTAGCTTGCTCACCTTCCAAGGTTTAGTTTATGCTCTTGATGATAGTTGGATGTTATCTGGTCTAGGACGTAACCATGGCATTGATTTGGAGGCTGTCAATTCTGCAACAATGTTGCATTTTGATGGAAACATGAAACCGTGGCTTGAACTTGGCATTCCCAAGTACAAAAGTTTTTGGAAAAAGTTCCTAAACCAACAAGATTCATTCTTGAATGACTGTAACGTGAATCAATAG
- the LOC140977149 gene encoding DNA polymerase alpha-associated DNA helicase A-like: MESSCILCGGVSTVLYKSPGNGWRPEESFSLYNRVLIGSRIPHRIRASAITKRRSGGKKGEEKVGIIPKKKLGQPGQPGDQRSLLTVHHNGDPMGRKDLGEGVMKWIRQGMKSMALDIAKAEMQGDLSEFKQRMGPGLTFVIEAQPYLNSVPMPPGLEANCLKTSTHYPTLFDHFQRELRDVLQDLQNQSLIIDWRETESWKLLKELANSAQHRAIARKTPLPLHGVLGMDINKVKAIQRRIDELTKHMSELLRVERDSELEFTQEELNAVPTPDESSSSPKPTEFLVSHAQVEQEMCDTICNLNAVSTATGLGGMHLVLFKADGSHRLPPTNLSPGDMVCVRICDSRGAGATSCLQGFVNNLGEDGCSISVALESRHGDPTFSKLFGKNIRIDRIQGLADTLTYERNCEALMMLQKKGLHKKNPSITVAATVFGDKEDAAWLEDNKLVDWTEMELGELLDTERYDASQQRAIALGLNKKRPMLIIQGPPGTGKTVVLKELISLVVEQGERVLVTATTNAAVDNMVEKLSDIGANIVRVGNPVRISPAVASKSLVEIVNTKLADFKSEFERKKSDLRKDLSHCLRDDSLAAGIRQLLKQLGKTMKKKERETVREVLSSAQVVLATNIGAADPLIRLLDSFDLVVIDEAGQAIEPSCWIPILLGKRCILAGDKCQLAPVILSRKALEGGLGVSLLERAETLHDGVFSTQLMTQYRMNDAIASWASKEMYDGTLESSSSVTSHLLSDSPFVKPTWVTQCPLLLLDTRLPYGSLSIGCEEQLDPAGTGSFYNEGEADIVVQHVYSLIYAGVRPSSIVVQSPYVAQVQLLRDRLEEFPITTGVEVATIDSFQGREADAVIISMVRSNNLGAVGFLGDSRRMNVAITRARKHVAIVCDSSTICHNPFLARLLRHIRYYGRVKHADPGGYGGTGFSMTPMLPSLS, encoded by the exons ATGGAATCTTCGTGTATATTATGTGGCGGAGTCTCGACTGTACTTTACAAGTCTCCTGGTAACGGCTGGCGTCCCGAAGAATCATTTTCTCTGTACAATCGAGTATTGATAGGCTCTCGAATTCCGCATCGTATACGGGCTAGTGCAATTACGAAGAGGAGAAGCGGTGGGAAGAAAggagaagagaaagttggaatTATTCCTAAAAAGAAGCTGGGGCAACCGGGGCAACCTGGTGATCAGAGAAGCTTGCTTACCGTGCATCACAATGGAGACCCTATGGGACGGAAAGATTTGGGGGAAGGCGTGATGAAATGGATACGCCAGGGGATGAAGTCCATGGCTTTGGATATTGCGAAGGCGGAGATGCAGGGGGATTTATCCGAGTTCAAGCAGAGAATGGGTCCGGGACTGACTTTTGTGATCGAGGCGCAGCCTTACCTGAACTCCGTTCCGATGCCTCCTGGCCTTGAAGCCAACTGCCTCAAGACTAGCACTCATTATCCAACTCTCTTCGACCATTTTCAGAGGGAGCTCAGAGATGTTCTCCAAGACCTCCAGAACCAATCGCTTATCATTGACTGGCGTGAAACCGAGTCCTGGAAGCTGCTAAAGGAACTCGCTAATTCag CTCAGCATAGAGCCATAGCGAGGAAGACTCCACTGCCCCTCCACGGTGTTCTCGGAATGGACATCAACAAGGTCAAAGCCATTCAGCGCAGAATCGACGAATTAACCAAGCATATGTCTGAACTACTACGTGTGGAAAGGGACTCCGAATTGGAGTTTACTCAGGAGGAACTGAATGCCGTTCCTACACCTGATGAGAGTAGCAGTTCACCAAAACCTACCGAATTTTTGGTCAGCCATGCCCAGGTCGAGCAAGAAATGTGTGATACGATATGCAACTTGAATGCAGTCAGCACAGCTACAG GATTGGGAGGAATGCATTTGGTTTTGTTCAAAGCTGACGGAAGCCACAGATTGCCACCCACTAATCTTTCTCCTGGAGACATGGTTTGCGTGAGAATATGTGATAGCAGGGGAGCTGGTGCAACTTCTTGCCTTCAAGGCTTTGTAAATAATCTGGGAGAGGATGGATGCAGCATCAGTGTGGCTCTTGAATCCCGTCATGGGGATCCCACCTTTTCCAAGCTTTTTGGCAAGAACATTAGGATAGATCGCATACAAGGATTAGCTGATACACTCACATATGAG CGTAATTGTGAAGCTTTGATGATGCTTCAGAAAAAAggtttacataaaaaaaatccatcaataaCTGTTGCAGCTACAGTTTTTGGTGATAAAGAAGATGCTGCGTGGCTTGAAGATAATAAATTGGTGGATTGGACTGAAATGGAATTGGGAGAATTATTAGACACTGAGCGTTATGACGCGTCACAGCAAAGAGCAATTGCATTGGGTTTAAACAAGAAGCGTCCTATGTTGATAATTCAAGGGCCTCCGGGAACTGGAAAGACTGTCGTGCTTAAGGAACTAATTTCACTTGTTGTTGAACAGGGGGAAAGAGTGCTTGTCACGGCAACTACAAATGCAGCAGTGGACAACATGGTAGAGAAATTGTCTGATATTGGAGCTAATATAGTGCGTGTAGGTAATCCGGTACGAATATCCCCTGCAGTAGCTTCAAAATCTTTGGTTGAAATTGTCAACACCAAACTTGCAGATTTTAAATCAGAATTCGAGAGGAAGAAATCAGACTTGAGGAAGGATCTCAGCCATTGCTTAAGAGATGATTCTTTAGCTGCTGGTATACGGCAGCTATTGAAACAGTTGGGGAAGACAATGAAGAAGAAGGAAAGGGAAACAGTGAGAGAAGTTCTATCTAGTGCTCAAGTCGTGCTTGCGACGAACATTGGAGCAGCTGACCCATTAATTAGATTGCTCGACTCTTTTGACCTGGTTGTCATAGATGAAGCAGGTCAAGCCATTGAGCCTTCTTGCTGGATACCAATATTGCTGGGAAAGCGCTGCATACTAGCTGGGGACAAATGCCAACTTGCCCCTGTGATCCTATCTAGAAAAGCCCTGGAAGGTGGTCTTGGGGTATCTCTGTTAGAGAGAGCAGAAACTTTGCATGATGGGGTTTTTTCAACTCAGTTAATGACACAGTACAGGATGAATGACGCAATTGCGAGCTGGGCTTCAAAGGAGATGTACGATGGAACACTGGAGTCCTCTTCAAGTGTCACTTCTCATCTCCTTTCTGATTCTCCATTTGTAAAG CCAACGTGGGTAACACAGTGCCCATTGCTATTGCTCGACACACGATTGCCGTATGGAAGCTTGTCCATTGGCTGTGAAGAGCAGTTAGATCCAGCTGGCACAGGCTCTTTCTATAATGAAGGGGAAGCAGATATCGTCGTGCAACATGTCTATTCTTTGATTTATGCTG GAGTAAGACCATCATCCATAGTTGTGCAGTCTCCCTATGTTGCACAAGTGCAATTACTAAGAGACAGACTAGAGGAGTTTCCCATAACCACGGGTGTTGAAGTTGCAACAATTGATAGCTTTCAAGGTCGTGAAGCAGATGCTGTTATTATATCAATG GTTCGCTCAAACAATTTAGGAGCTGTCGGATTTTTAGGAGACAGTAGACGAATGAATGTGGCAATAACACGTGCACGCAAACATGTTGCGATTGTGTGTGATAGCTCAACGATATGCCATAACCCCTTTTTGGCGCGGTTGCTACGACATATAAGATATTATGGTCGGGTGAAGCATGCGGATCCAGGTGGTTATGGGGGAACTGGATTTAGTATGACCCCAATGCTGCCTTCATTGAGTTAG